One Microbacterium marinum genomic window carries:
- a CDS encoding spore photoproduct lyase family protein, whose product MVRPSPPLLDITRIYAEPAAAQSPRGQEIIARWPAAEVVPVASHWQIPEVHGDERNVARWVRIKTEALILGEKKSIATRLNGRSADFIAPSLSNGCAMACAYCYVPRRKGYSNPVTVFTNVDKIAAHLARHVHKQGPKTEPNQCDPEAWVYDIGENSDCSVDALISENVRDICDLFRMTPTAKASFATKYVNRDLLEWDPLGRTRIRFSLMPASTAKITDIRTSPMAERIAAIDDFVEAGYEVHLNFSPVILTPTWVEDWTELLTHLADVLSPQTKQQLAAEVIFLTHNEQLHEVNLGWHPKAEELLWTPQIQEPKVSQNGAVNVRYRSGFKGAQVELFTELVARFLPQCRIRYAF is encoded by the coding sequence ATGGTGCGTCCATCGCCCCCGCTTCTCGACATCACCCGCATCTATGCGGAGCCGGCGGCGGCGCAGTCGCCTCGCGGCCAAGAGATCATCGCGCGGTGGCCGGCGGCTGAGGTGGTGCCGGTCGCGTCGCACTGGCAGATCCCCGAAGTGCATGGCGATGAGCGCAACGTGGCGCGATGGGTGCGCATCAAGACGGAGGCGCTGATCCTCGGGGAGAAGAAGAGCATCGCGACTCGCCTCAATGGGCGATCGGCGGACTTCATCGCGCCGTCACTCTCCAACGGATGCGCCATGGCCTGCGCCTATTGCTACGTGCCGAGGCGCAAGGGGTACAGCAACCCCGTCACCGTCTTCACGAACGTCGACAAGATCGCCGCCCACCTCGCGCGGCACGTGCACAAGCAGGGCCCGAAGACCGAGCCGAACCAGTGCGACCCCGAGGCGTGGGTGTACGACATCGGGGAGAACAGTGACTGCTCCGTCGACGCACTCATCAGCGAGAACGTCCGAGACATCTGCGACCTCTTCCGCATGACGCCGACCGCGAAGGCATCCTTCGCGACGAAATACGTGAACCGCGACCTGCTCGAGTGGGACCCGCTCGGACGAACGCGCATCCGGTTCTCGCTCATGCCGGCATCCACCGCGAAGATCACCGACATCCGGACCTCTCCGATGGCGGAGCGCATCGCCGCGATCGATGACTTCGTGGAGGCGGGATACGAGGTGCACCTGAACTTCTCGCCCGTGATCCTGACCCCCACCTGGGTGGAGGACTGGACCGAGCTCCTCACCCACCTCGCCGACGTCCTGTCGCCGCAGACCAAGCAGCAGCTGGCGGCCGAGGTGATCTTCCTGACGCACAACGAGCAGCTGCACGAGGTGAACCTCGGCTGGCATCCGAAGGCGGAAGAGCTGCTGTGGACGCCGCAGATTCAGGAGCCGAAGGTCTCGCAGAACGGCGCGGTCAACGTTCGCTACCGCTCCGGGTTCAAGGGCGCGCAGGTCGAGCTGTTCACGGAGCTCGTCGCCCGGTTCCTGCCGCAGTGCCGCATACGGTATGCCTTCTGA
- a CDS encoding HNH endonuclease produces the protein MTSTAETPGSDAFLASLAGLVHSVEGSERRVAAAQIEQLRLLAAAGRLAETQSAGSPGRVREHDMILRSIAAELGGVIRVADRTVQRRISEARVIVEDFPGALAAWETGAITRGHVLVIVETGSVVPPEMRAEFEAAAIARCERDTPNRVRAELEILAQRMHPRSFTERHAEAAAGRCVRVVPGRDGMSDLVATLPTAIVEGVHDRLTQMARAIIDTRGERADGASHGRAVRIDGDDQRDVVATDARSTDQVRADVFADLLLAGTPALDDTRDTTAGPLGAIRARVQVVIPALALAGADEACDLVGRSPIDPTTARLLAGSTPTWERLVTDPITGTVLAVDSYRVPSAMRRYLQARDQHCRFPGCRQAAIRCEVDHTLDAALGGATKTSNLAHLCQRHHSMKQFTAWRVRQLKGGVLEWTSPLGRTYREDAPTPAVTFTPAAPTHNTAHDAGRAPF, from the coding sequence ATGACCAGCACGGCGGAGACTCCCGGATCGGACGCATTCCTCGCGTCTCTCGCGGGGTTGGTGCACTCCGTCGAGGGCTCGGAGCGTCGTGTCGCCGCGGCACAGATCGAGCAGCTGCGCCTCCTCGCTGCGGCGGGCCGTCTCGCGGAGACGCAGTCGGCCGGGTCGCCGGGTCGAGTGCGGGAGCACGACATGATCCTCCGATCGATCGCGGCGGAGCTCGGCGGGGTCATTCGGGTCGCCGACCGGACCGTGCAACGCCGGATCAGCGAGGCGCGGGTGATCGTGGAGGACTTCCCGGGCGCGCTGGCCGCGTGGGAAACCGGGGCGATCACGCGAGGCCACGTGCTGGTGATCGTCGAGACTGGGTCGGTCGTTCCGCCGGAGATGCGAGCCGAGTTCGAAGCCGCGGCGATCGCCCGGTGCGAGCGGGACACTCCCAACCGGGTCCGGGCAGAGCTCGAGATCCTCGCACAACGGATGCACCCGCGGTCCTTCACCGAACGGCACGCCGAAGCTGCCGCGGGACGGTGTGTGCGAGTCGTGCCAGGGCGGGACGGGATGTCCGATCTCGTGGCGACGCTCCCCACGGCGATCGTCGAAGGCGTCCACGACCGGCTGACACAGATGGCGCGGGCGATCATCGACACCCGTGGTGAGCGGGCGGACGGTGCGTCGCACGGGAGGGCAGTACGCATCGACGGTGACGACCAGCGCGACGTCGTCGCGACCGACGCCCGCTCCACCGACCAGGTCCGCGCGGACGTGTTCGCCGACCTCCTCCTCGCGGGCACGCCCGCCCTCGACGACACGCGCGACACCACCGCAGGGCCGCTCGGCGCGATCCGCGCCCGCGTCCAGGTCGTCATCCCCGCCCTGGCCTTGGCGGGTGCCGACGAAGCGTGCGACCTCGTCGGCCGCTCGCCCATCGACCCGACCACCGCGCGGCTCCTGGCCGGGTCGACGCCCACGTGGGAACGACTCGTCACCGACCCGATCACCGGGACCGTGCTCGCCGTGGACTCCTATCGGGTCCCGTCGGCGATGCGCCGATACCTCCAAGCCCGAGACCAGCACTGCCGATTCCCCGGATGTCGGCAGGCGGCGATCCGCTGCGAAGTCGACCACACGCTCGACGCGGCGCTCGGCGGCGCGACGAAGACATCGAACCTCGCCCATCTCTGCCAACGACACCACTCGATGAAGCAGTTCACCGCCTGGAGGGTCCGACAACTCAAGGGTGGCGTCCTCGAATGGACCTCACCCCTCGGCAGGACCTACCGCGAAGACGCACCCACCCCGGCCGTCACCTTCACCCCTGCCGCACCCACGCACAACACCGCGCACGACGCCGGCCGAGCTCCGTTCTGA
- a CDS encoding TetR/AcrR family transcriptional regulator — MVDVKRQPRSRPETLVRRREIIDAAVDIFGAKGYSGGTLQDIADQVGMTHAGILHHFGSKDALLMEVLEHRDHTDVADLEGQHIPGGIELFRHLVRTAFANARRAGIVQAFTVLSAESVTDGHPGHAYFQERYRNLRAEVTAAFEAVCIERGVTDRAVVADAAASILAVMDGLQVQWLLDPTAVDLGRASEFAIEAIVTAVVAPTAPAVAG, encoded by the coding sequence ATGGTCGATGTGAAGCGCCAGCCGCGCTCGCGCCCCGAGACACTCGTCCGTCGGCGCGAGATCATCGACGCGGCCGTCGACATCTTCGGTGCCAAGGGCTACAGCGGCGGCACGCTGCAGGACATCGCCGATCAGGTCGGGATGACGCACGCCGGCATCCTGCATCACTTCGGATCGAAGGACGCGCTCCTGATGGAGGTGCTCGAGCACCGCGATCACACCGACGTCGCCGACCTCGAAGGGCAGCACATCCCGGGCGGCATCGAGTTGTTCCGGCACCTGGTCCGCACGGCTTTCGCCAATGCGCGACGGGCGGGGATCGTGCAGGCGTTCACGGTGCTGTCCGCGGAGTCCGTCACCGACGGTCACCCGGGGCACGCGTACTTCCAGGAGCGGTACCGCAACCTGCGCGCGGAGGTGACGGCGGCGTTCGAGGCGGTGTGCATCGAGCGGGGCGTGACCGATCGTGCCGTCGTGGCGGATGCCGCGGCGAGCATCCTCGCGGTGATGGACGGACTGCAGGTGCAGTGGCTGCTCGACCCGACCGCCGTCGACCTGGGGCGGGCGTCGGAGTTCGCGATCGAGGCGATCGTGACGGCGGTCGTCGCACCGACCGCCCCTGCCGTCGCCGGCTGA
- a CDS encoding ABC transporter substrate-binding protein, with protein sequence MRLKTSLAAAGLTAALILTGCAAGGSNTGDQGGNASGAALTIAKPDGAITTESNNPYLGDSSGSKYGYGKVIFESLALVNPTGDLGTTPWLAEEVTWNEDYTQLTAKARAGVTWSDGEDFTADDIAFSFNQVLDGKLNDTNALDLKSVSVDGDTVTIDFNSSKFTQQARVLHFQIVPEHIWADIADPNTDPLTGEGQAVGTGPYVLDNWSTESVTLTANPDYWGGELAVPKLNYVSYGDNAALTTALVSGEADWAQAFIPQIESSYLSADEKNQFLVSPTAGAGTLFMNLQTKPFNDPALRQALAWTIDRQAYVDIAREGASEPIWNVTGLGSVLEGEIIDEYQGVDYSVDVDKAKGVLEDAGYTWENDKLIDPDGEAVSFSISVPAGWSDWNTEQALLAEELDEALGIEVKVDQPDWGGWDAARQEGTFQAIIHWLEDTGNAYGLYTSTMDPKWIVDGKAAFNFGRFDDPKVTEALNTYANAASEDDRAAAGEVLQKTFAEQVPAIPLGAHPLLGEFNTRNYVGWPSEDDPYASADPTQPGIVKILTELTPAE encoded by the coding sequence ATGAGGCTTAAGACCTCCCTCGCCGCAGCAGGTCTCACTGCGGCACTGATCCTCACCGGCTGCGCCGCGGGCGGATCGAACACGGGCGACCAGGGCGGCAACGCCTCCGGCGCCGCGCTCACGATCGCCAAGCCCGACGGCGCGATCACGACCGAGTCCAACAACCCGTACCTCGGCGACTCGTCCGGCTCCAAGTACGGCTACGGCAAGGTCATCTTCGAGTCCCTCGCCCTCGTCAACCCGACCGGCGACCTCGGCACCACGCCCTGGCTGGCCGAAGAGGTGACCTGGAACGAGGACTACACGCAGCTCACCGCCAAGGCCCGCGCCGGCGTGACCTGGAGCGACGGCGAGGACTTCACCGCCGACGACATCGCCTTCTCGTTCAACCAGGTGCTCGACGGCAAGCTCAACGACACCAACGCCCTCGACCTGAAGAGCGTCTCGGTCGACGGCGACACCGTCACCATCGACTTCAACAGCTCGAAGTTCACCCAGCAGGCCCGCGTTCTGCACTTCCAGATCGTTCCCGAGCACATCTGGGCCGACATCGCCGACCCGAACACCGACCCCCTCACCGGCGAGGGTCAGGCCGTCGGCACCGGACCCTACGTCCTCGACAACTGGTCGACCGAGTCGGTCACCCTGACCGCCAACCCCGACTACTGGGGTGGCGAGCTCGCCGTCCCGAAGCTCAACTACGTCTCCTACGGCGACAACGCCGCGCTCACCACGGCGCTCGTCTCCGGCGAGGCCGACTGGGCGCAGGCGTTCATCCCGCAGATCGAGTCGAGCTACCTGTCGGCCGACGAGAAGAACCAGTTCCTCGTCTCTCCGACCGCCGGTGCCGGCACGCTCTTCATGAACCTGCAGACCAAGCCGTTCAACGACCCGGCCCTCCGTCAGGCGCTCGCCTGGACGATCGACCGCCAGGCCTACGTCGACATCGCCCGTGAAGGCGCGAGCGAGCCGATCTGGAACGTCACCGGTCTCGGCAGCGTCCTCGAGGGCGAGATCATCGACGAGTACCAGGGCGTCGACTACTCCGTCGACGTCGACAAGGCCAAGGGCGTCCTGGAGGACGCGGGCTACACCTGGGAGAACGACAAGCTGATCGACCCCGACGGCGAAGCCGTCTCCTTCTCCATCTCGGTGCCCGCCGGCTGGAGCGACTGGAACACCGAGCAGGCGCTGCTGGCCGAAGAGCTCGACGAGGCTCTCGGCATCGAGGTCAAGGTCGACCAGCCCGACTGGGGCGGCTGGGATGCCGCACGCCAGGAGGGCACGTTCCAGGCGATCATCCACTGGCTCGAGGACACCGGCAACGCGTACGGTCTGTACACCTCGACCATGGACCCGAAGTGGATCGTCGACGGCAAGGCCGCGTTCAACTTCGGTCGGTTCGACGACCCGAAGGTCACCGAGGCGCTGAACACCTACGCCAACGCGGCATCCGAGGACGACCGCGCCGCCGCCGGCGAGGTCCTGCAGAAGACGTTCGCCGAGCAGGTGCCGGCCATTCCGCTGGGTGCGCACCCGCTGCTGGGTGAGTTCAACACCCGCAACTACGTGGGCTGGCCGTCCGAGGACGACCCGTACGCGTCGGCCGACCCGACGCAGCCCGGAATCGTGAAGATCCTCACGGAGCTCACGCCCGCCGAGTAA
- a CDS encoding ABC transporter ATP-binding protein codes for MRDSLLSVHDFSVVYDVDPPVEAVKNVSLELRRGEILGLAGESGCGKTTLAYGVQRLLKAPAVISSGSVVFRDVSGEDIDVNALDAEQMRRFRWDKISMVFQGAMNALNPVATIGSQLEDVFEIHRPEMTKAQRRDAVIELLEIVKVGAARVRSFPHELSGGMRQRVMIAMALALRPQLMVMDEPTTALDVLVQREILKQISQLRHEFGFSVIFITHDLPLLLEISDRIAIMREGEIIELDTAERIWTDPQHDYTKTLLSSFPRLTGERGVVAR; via the coding sequence ATGCGCGACTCCCTGCTGTCCGTGCACGACTTCTCGGTCGTGTACGACGTCGACCCACCCGTCGAGGCCGTCAAGAACGTGAGCCTCGAACTCCGCCGCGGCGAGATCCTCGGCCTGGCCGGAGAGAGCGGCTGCGGCAAGACGACCCTCGCCTACGGCGTGCAGCGCCTGCTCAAGGCGCCCGCCGTCATCTCCAGCGGATCGGTCGTCTTCCGTGACGTGTCCGGTGAGGACATCGACGTGAACGCGTTGGATGCCGAGCAGATGCGCCGGTTCCGCTGGGACAAGATCTCGATGGTGTTCCAGGGCGCGATGAATGCGCTCAACCCGGTCGCGACGATCGGCTCGCAGCTCGAGGATGTCTTCGAGATCCACCGCCCCGAGATGACGAAGGCGCAGCGCCGCGACGCGGTCATCGAGCTTCTCGAGATCGTCAAGGTCGGCGCCGCGCGCGTCCGCTCCTTCCCGCACGAACTCTCCGGCGGCATGCGTCAGCGCGTGATGATCGCGATGGCGCTCGCCCTGCGCCCCCAGCTCATGGTGATGGACGAGCCGACCACCGCCCTCGACGTGCTGGTCCAGCGCGAGATCCTGAAGCAGATCTCGCAGCTGCGTCACGAGTTCGGCTTCTCCGTCATCTTCATCACCCATGACCTCCCCCTCCTGCTGGAGATCAGCGACCGCATCGCGATCATGCGCGAGGGCGAGATCATCGAGCTCGACACCGCCGAGCGCATCTGGACCGACCCCCAGCACGACTACACGAAGACCCTGCTGTCCTCGTTCCCCCGTCTCACCGGCGAGAGAGGAGTCGTCGCGCGATGA
- a CDS encoding ABC transporter ATP-binding protein encodes MTTLEFDGVTKIYNVRGAGQIKALDDVTFTLTSGQTIGLVGQSGSGKSTIAKILTQLETPTSGEVRLDGTPIPRRGKGLRAYRQQLRMVFQDPFASLNPYHSIRHHIERPLRLDHVVPAAEVEDEVHRLLERVRLQPAAVIDRRPHELSGGQRQRVAIARALASRPRLLVADEPVSMLDVSIRMGVLNLLADLQREEGLGVLYITHDLATARHFSDEIIVLNQGRVVETGTADDVILRPQNPYTQELRAASPDPERHFASAPGIPGGAL; translated from the coding sequence ATGACCACGCTCGAATTCGACGGCGTCACGAAGATCTACAACGTCCGCGGCGCCGGCCAGATCAAAGCCCTCGACGACGTCACCTTCACCCTCACCTCCGGGCAGACGATCGGCCTCGTCGGCCAGTCCGGCAGCGGCAAGTCGACGATCGCCAAGATCCTCACGCAGCTCGAGACCCCCACCAGCGGCGAGGTCCGCCTCGACGGCACCCCCATCCCGCGCCGCGGCAAGGGGCTCCGCGCCTACCGACAGCAATTGCGCATGGTCTTCCAAGACCCGTTCGCCTCGCTGAACCCGTACCACTCCATCCGGCACCACATCGAGCGGCCCCTCCGCCTCGACCACGTCGTCCCCGCCGCGGAGGTCGAGGACGAGGTGCACCGTCTGCTCGAGCGGGTGCGTCTGCAGCCCGCCGCCGTGATCGACCGGCGACCGCATGAGCTCTCCGGAGGACAGCGTCAGCGTGTGGCGATCGCCCGCGCCCTGGCATCCCGCCCCCGCCTGCTCGTCGCCGACGAGCCCGTGTCGATGCTCGACGTCTCCATCCGCATGGGCGTGCTGAACCTGCTCGCCGACCTGCAGCGGGAGGAAGGCCTCGGTGTGCTCTACATCACCCACGACCTCGCGACCGCCCGGCACTTCAGCGACGAGATCATCGTCCTCAACCAGGGCCGTGTCGTCGAGACCGGCACGGCGGACGACGTGATCCTGCGCCCCCAGAACCCGTACACGCAAGAACTGCGTGCCGCGTCCCCTGACCCCGAGCGACACTTCGCCTCGGCACCCGGCATCCCCGGAGGTGCACTGTGA